DNA from Eubalaena glacialis isolate mEubGla1 chromosome 2, mEubGla1.1.hap2.+ XY, whole genome shotgun sequence:
GTAGTTGTTGATTCTGTTAAAGTACTGAGAAGCCTTTATTCTGAAAGTTCAAGCATAATTTATTGGAGAGAATTAATGCCATGCTTACACTTTCAGGTTTGCCTTTCAAGTGCACATTTAACAAAGTACATCCTAAGGCAAATTCATTTGATCAGGTTTTGTGCATGGTATTCAGAGAGTGAAAATCATTGCCCAGGGCGTATTGTGAGTTCTAAAGATAAGCATAGGGAAGGAAAATAGTTATGAGCTCTTATTCTAAAATCATGTTCACTACGTGCCAGGGATGTGCCCTTGGCACATATGACATATTTTTAAGGAATTCTGAGACCATACAGGTCTCGGGGAAAcgttttattattataataatgtttcttttaatgtatgtatgtatacacaattcactgtttttttcttgtttcacaCCATcctaaaaagttttgtttttttttaaatccctgtaaatagggaattccctggtggtccagtggtaaggaccCGGAGCTTTCACTGCTGCTAGGGCCAGCGTTCGATGCCtagtcggagaactaagatcccacaagctgaacggcctggcaaaaaaaaaaaaaaaaaaaaaaaaaatccctgtaaataaattgtattagctttttcccattccatagacTCGTTTTAGTTACGGATGCTGTAAAGAGTGTTCATACCTGAGATATTAAAAAGTCCGCTTCATTTCAGGTGTCACTTCCAGGAGTGACATTATGGATTTAAGCCTGtggttaacttttaaagaaatgttgGAATTCGCTGTctttcctgggttttcttttctaaGCAGGCCCCTTTACCTAATTCTTGATCTTAGCACCCACACATGGGGCACCCCAGGAAAGCGCCCTGGCACCGCCCACCTCAGGCGGGTACGAATCACAAGCTTCTGCAAGTTGATGGACGAGTCAGCACTGCGCCCAACCCCGCCGCGGTCACCACTGGACACTGGCGATTGGTTGCGCGTGAAAGGCGCGGAACCAATGGGAGCGGAGGCCTGGGAGAGTCAGTGGAGCGCGCGGGAAAGGGACCAATATAAACTGTGGCGGGAGATTCGTTTTCGGGGCCTTGTCCCGTGAAACATCTTCGGCTGGGGAGTCAGTTGGTTGTTCTCATCTCGTGTTTGAACATGGTGCGAACTAAAGCAGACGGTGTCCCTGGCACCTACAGAAAAGGTGAGGTAGTCGAGCATGGTAGTGGAGGGCAGGTGGTTCCCTGGGCAGCTCCGCCGCGGGCGGGAGAAGCCGGACCTGCCCACAACCCTGTCCGCCAAACTGGTCCAGCCCGCCAGGAAGCAGCGGCCCGATCCCTTTAACCAGGAGGAAGAAGCGGCGGGGACAGGGGAGGGTTATCTGCTGTTCTGGATCGCGGGCCTCTCCTCTCCAATAGGCTGGGTCGGAGAGTGTGGTGAGAAAGTGGCTCTGAGACTCTTCGTGCGCCCTTCTGAATGCCCTTCTTTGCCTCTCTCCGCAGTGGTGGCTTCTCGAGCCCCCAGGAAGGTGCTTGGTTCCTCCACCTCTGCCACTAATTCCACGCCGCTTTCGTCAAGGAAAGGTAAAAAGCGCCCCTGCAAGATCCTGGAGAAACCTTCTCAAAAGGAGATCAGGCCTGGCACCACAGTTCTCCTGACCTGCGAGCCCCCTGCCCCACCGTGGAATTTCTTTTCCTGAGATCCTCACCCCCGAATTTCTTCCTTGCCTTTTGCTCTAATGAGCGGGCCTGTCTCTTGGCGGGCTGGGGTAGGGGTGCGGGGCGGAGTGGGTCGCATTGTAAAGAATTTCAAGTCTCGGGTTAGGGACGGACAAAGTTTCTCTTCaaacctgtttttcttttctactttagcgttgttatttttcttagtaTTGACAACTGGGCTTTTTCTTGTAAGAGGCTATGTAAGCACCTCTTTACTAGATTAAGAATCGGGACTATAGTTGACAGTGCTAATCACgctttggttttcatttctacatatttttctttgtccttccttccctttctccctctctcctttctttcctttttttttagttttgtgtcggtgtgtgtgttttacaacTTTGCAGCTCCTGTTACTGCTTTTGGGACATTAAGAGGGAAAACCAGGCCAGGGAAATAGCTTCACATCGTTCCTTCTGTGCGAGAAGTTGAGAAAATACCATGCCATCTGCTGTCTCATTCCTTTTAGGAGGAAGTTGAGCAGTTTGGAAGATTAATTCCACAAGCTCTAGTTAAGAACATACAGGAAAAAGTGTGTCAAACTTTAGTATGACAGTACATAAGACTAACTGAATAGCTCTGCTTGTggacaaaatatgaaaaatattttctagttgtAAACATCTTGTTAATGCTATTTTTCTAGGCTAAAGGATAAATGTAATAAAGTGTTATACATTATATTATAACTGAATACAGCTTTAtcatgtcacattttaaaatttaaagatggATGTAACACCATTTAATACCCTTTAGATTTGACGTTAAAGAATTAACTTTCCCTTTAAGGAATGGTGAttgtattcttaatttttatttagttctatctgtttatattttatagctGAAAATAAGTACGCAGGAGGGAATCCAGTTTGTGTGCGCCCAACTCCCAAGTGGCAAAAAGGAATCGGAGAATTCTTCAGGCTGTCCCCTAAAGATTCAGAAAAAGAGAATAGGATTCCTGAGGAGGCAGGAAGCAGTGGCTtgggaaaagcaaagagaaagtaAGTTTCTATATTCTGGAATATAAAGAAATACTtatattcttgaaaataaaagacaacagaatattgagtaactttaaaatttctgtttgagCAGATAAGAAAATACAAACCAGAGGTTTTTTAAACTGTGCTAACCTATTATTATAAGTCACTCCCAAATTTCACACATCAATGAAAGGTATTATTTTTACTCATTTCAGTCACTCAAAGAGGATCAGTTCCCATTCAGATGATAAGTGTTACATTATTAATCATGAACTTCTGgtctttattctttaattttttctgtctgttttctgTAGTCTTTTTTCAAAAAGCAATTTCCATGTTGGTTTACCTAGCTTGAATTCCATTAACCTCACCTTTCAAAAACTACTAGTTCAGTCTCCACAGGAAATATATACCCAATGtagaaaagttggaaaatataGAAATCCCCACCACGTAGAAACAACCAAAACTAACACCATGGTGTATTTTCTTTACAACTTCTCTGT
Protein-coding regions in this window:
- the PCLAF gene encoding PCNA-associated factor, which codes for MVRTKADGVPGTYRKVVASRAPRKVLGSSTSATNSTPLSSRKAENKYAGGNPVCVRPTPKWQKGIGEFFRLSPKDSEKENRIPEEAGSSGLGKAKRKSCPLPPDHTDDENE